The DNA window ATGCCGAAAGGTAAGCCAATGTTTATATGGCTTTATAATACATAGAGATTAGGGCTTCCATCCCGGGAATCGAGACTCGAACCATTTTCGGTCCCGAGACTGAAGTTCCAGTCTCGGTGATTTTCGAGACTTCGAGACTTATTATATTCAGTTCAGCAAGACCGTACTTGTGATTGTTTACAGTCAATTCTTCGGAGACAAGtataacccccttattcataaacgacaatcaaacctattttagttaaaatgccgctaaaattcgtttgtccttatctctcacttcgacatttgtatttgttagaaagggacaaagcatttgttagttaacataggcttgttaagttttatgaataaggggggtAAGTCTTTTCAAAAGACAAAGCGTTATTCACGATGGTGGGTTCAAAAAAGATTCAATTTTTTTAGTCTTAGGTAATTTATTATATAGTTTTGGAgccattacaataaataagcgcgtgttacaatttgaccgttaattcaaaccttaaattaaacggagtacctatacatacctacaaaaatGCCTATTACTggtacatttgagggccagatttaaCTGCCGCTTAGTAACTACGGTAACTACTTATAATAAAAGCGACCGTTATCTCCTGATTACCTTCTATTTGTTTTGAAGCGCATATATACGTACTAGAGAGTGGACATAACTCATTATTTATCTAGTTTTATCGATAGTGTGTCCACTCCACTCCACACACTAGACCCAAGGCGCGGGCGTGGTGCAGTGCGCACatttggagagtaagacagccggtgaaattactggcacttattATAGgttaacgcatctgcaatgcaaatgggcgtggtgatctcttaccatcaggagacccacttgctcgtttgccatccagtcgtataaaaaaaaaaaagtataatattaaaaatgcaaatgCGAATAcaattgtaagtctgtttgttacctcttcacgtctaaaccgctgaaccgatttaaatgaaattcagtataccgttgcccgcgactccgttcgcgtagttttcttatgcaattttcctgaagaaaactatcctatgtccttgcCAGgacaaactatctttataccgaaCTTCGgtgtcagtacttaatcacgaaaaactttttcacgaacgactttatcacgaaaaaactttatcacgaatagactttatcacgaaaataccatatcacgaaaactatttcacgaacgactttatcacgaatagactttatcacgaaaaatgtttgttacttcttcacgctgaaacggctagacggatttggatgaaatttggcaaaaagttagtttataatctggattaaagcATAGGAtacttcatctaaatcggttcagggtgaggtaacaaagaaacagaTTTAAGCTATtgttacacatgctagttactagcatgaaagcatgctactatttagcaaatgctacctactagcatgtgtgtataggcgagtactgccttttcgcaacataacgtttggcaacctgtttcatttcgcaacttttcatttcgcaaactctaaaactgtaaatattttaggatttatttcagggccatcgtgtagaaccctttaggttaggttaggttagttttataaaaatcctgaaatatttacagtttcagaaatattaaacggttgggaaatgaaaagttgcgaaatgaaacaggttgccaaacgttattcgccgaaacattagtaaaccgtgtATTGGACACTGCCACTAattaagcatgcttatttagtggCATACCTACTGGCACTTTAGTTAGGTACTAACAGGCTAAAGCTGTGTAAGGCGGCcgttacaaactttcgcatttaaattaTAACTGGGATGATTTTAGAgaaccacatttttattttgcttattaCAGGACCCGGAAATGGTTGACATTACTCGGCAGGGAAGATCTGTTAGAAAAGCAGTTAAAGAAGAGTACCTATATCGTTTGTAGTGAACATTTCGATACGTCCtcgataatattaataaaacgtCTCAAAGAAAACGCCGTCCCAACATTGCTTTTAGCCAACCAACTAAACACTTATTTAAAACCGGAGCACATCGCAGAATCCAAAGAGGCGACTGTATtgttaaaaagtacagtcacatCGGCGATCGCTTGCGGCGAACAGGCAAAAGGCAAAGGCGTGACGAATAAAGACCCGCTGCCAGAGCAGCAAGCACAGACTTCAAAGTTAATCGCAGAAGGAACACCGAGGGAGAAAACACTTTCAGGTAAACTGAAGGAATGTGAACACAAAACAACCGCCAAGGTCGGACTCGCGCAAGAGaattcgtacaaatttgtagatatttatgaaAATCCAGTGTTATCCAGTGTTGTCTcgtaagcaaaatgtacgcggtgtggggtcattttagatggtttatTGACAGAGCATAGACCAGCGGTCGTCACACTTTTCTGGCCAAGGGCCACACAGGACCATGCGGGTATCAGCACCGGGCCGCAGAGTATTTGTCAACTTTTACGTATTCGGTTAATTTCGTTATTTAATTCGCATTCAAGGAAAttgaaaatagtaggtactcatAGATGTTTTTCattagaatatttatttattggaaaaTAGACGCACTGTACCTAGTTGACTATTGAAATAATTTGCTTTGTCGCGGGCCGCACAAATACCGGCCACGGGCGGCGGCCGCAATTTGACGACCACTGGCATAGACagacaagaaaaaatattatgctatTTGAACTTCTTATTGATTGTGTTACAAGAGATAACTTGATAAAAAAATTTGAAGTTGCTATATTACAGCCTTGAAGTaccttaatataattttttcggTTAGAGATTATTCAACATTTATCTTATAATTAATAAGGTTATTTCTACTAAGTTTCTGTTCAAAACTTCATTgttaattcaagtttttttttgctgactgcactttttgttgcaatctcatctaaactgcatatccataccaaatttcaagccgacgccattaaccgttgaagagttcgtcctgtggagacgaccctggctggcCGCACTAACAGggtgtcactatcagattattgtattgtcagatTTACACAGTtatgttatgccaaatttcaagtcaatccgaccacaaaTAGTGGGTCAAATGTAGCTTCCAAGATATGAcgcaaataattaaatgaaacagtttttttttgttatgacgGAGGTAATCGAGCAAGCGGGTTAACTGATGGGAAATGACACTGTCTATGAGTAcgaactactcaaggagagtcattagTCCGTTAAGCCTTTTAAGAaattataaaagcttgtaatggtAATACAAATCCTGGCACTTGCCAAGTCCGGCCGCAGTCCTGGCAAAGGGTCAAAAAACCCGACATGTCAAGACAAATCTTGACGTATGGTAACCCTAGCTACGTGATGTCTGCGCCAGTCTGCGGTGCGGCTCGCTCGGGGCGGGGCCCCCTAGAATTGGCTATTCAGTCAGTGGTTGCCGCGCGCTGCCTCGGTTCACCCGCGTGACGCGCTCGCGCTTGTTTTTTGATTAGTGTGTATACGTGTGTGTAAAGGACGGatataatgaataaaaataaagccaAAAAATATTGTATCGCACATGGTTGCAGGAACAATGATAAAATTACAGATCACACCTTTTTCTACGTCCCGTCACGTCAGAAGGATGCCGAAAGGTAAGCAAAtgtaaaaatctaataaaattcTCATGTCACagttagggttgccaaccgtacTATATAGCATTGTACTATATTTCGGATCTGcgtactatgtgttggtgttgaAGAAATATATcgaatcgttggagccgtttccgagattttgatttatatatatagtatgcatgtaagtatgtatgtatactagcttatgcccgtttgtaattcggttatcgcgtgtTGTTCCTTTGGGggcgtccataaattacgtgagacattttttaggattttttgacTCCCCCGCTCTCCCTGGTGAGATTTCGTAAGATTTTCCTTAACTCCCTCCCCCCTCCtcaaatctcacgtgagatttttttaaatgtgttggCTGTAAACCCgtcggattaaaaaaaaatacaaaaaaaaataattcgttctattaattttatttacgactTGTGATTTGAGAATATTGCCGTAGGTAGTTTAAAATCACTGTGACAACAACTATTGTGttattctagatttttttactttaatttaactttacttTCACGCAATTTTACACGgttttctgttgaaaaaaaatttacgTGATATTTGTGAAAACCCCCCCTCTCCCCCAAGTGAGATTTGGAAAGATTTTACttgaccccctcccccccttgAAGACCTCACGTAATTAATGGATGCCCCCTTTGCGAAATCTgcattttccgtgataaaaagtagtctatgtcactctctggcccgtaaactatATCTACGCCAAAAATctcgttgatccgtcgctccgcttcgacgtgaaagacacatactttcatatttataatattagtatggataataaaatatataatacgcTTAAAAGTATTAGATCTATACGTATACatgaattgctcgtttaaaggtattagatagatatgaTTGTTTATTAGAAAACCTCTATTTGTTTCGCTTATTGCAGGGCTCGGAAATGGTTCAAATTACTCGGCAGAGAAGACCTCTTAGAAAAAAAGGAGTTCAAGCCGAGTTCCTATAGCGTTTGTAGCGAACATTTCGATACATCATCAATAATAATCATCAAACGTCTCACGGAAAACGCCGTCCCGTCATTGCTTTTAACCCACCAACCGTCTTCAGAACTAGAGCATATATCTTCAGAATCCAAAGATACAAAGACATTTTCAAAGAGTACAGAAGAATCGAAAGGCGAAAGGACATTAATGCCGAGAAAACTGTTAAAAACAAATGCTGGAAGTGAAACGAATGAAGATCCACTATTAAAACAGCGAGCACCGACATCAAAATTGTTCTCAGAAGGAACGCCGAGAAAAAAACTTTCAGGTAAACTGAAGGAATTAaacgcaaaaaaataaagttaaactattgaaattcatcatcatccccgcctatttacgtcccgctgctgggcacaggcctcgtcccagtatgagagggcttgggccgtaactATAATCTACCCTAGcttgtctagctatcacggttcatgagatacacagcctggtgacagacggactcTTAGTAATAGGACccatttttaccctttgggttcTGAACCCAAAAAACTACTTACCTAAGTTGCGTGGTCATATGACAGGACAGGACACCAAAGAGGTGCAGCAAAGATTATgaaacaaatgttttataacgttatatagCACTTATAACAGCCAGTGTGGGAGCACCATAACTAAGGTTGCCTACTTTTTTTTACacgaaataaagtatatttaggcctgagaaagaaaataaacagtagatattttagaaatatatgAACAGTATtttacagttttattattttaaagacaaattttCAGTCCTTCTCCCACAACTAATCAATTTAGCGACAatcaaactaaaactaaataaataaggagCTATCCTTTTAGTAAATTTACATTGGCAGATTCGTCCTGAAACGCCACTGCTGTGACTAGGTAAGCTGCACTAACTTAGCATGTGCTAGGCATTTTGATGCTGAAAAGaaaacagtataatactgtttttaatatagttggcaaccctaaccaTAACCGATGTCTCGATACGTATCATAGAGATGACACTCGCTTGTGCCAACCGTATTTTTATTACTCGTCTGCCTCCCCCCGGCGGTGGATAGCGCAGTCGGTTGTCAACGTTGCAACTGCTCGCACGCGCGCCGAACCGCCGAGTGTCGGTGCTGGGTGCTACATCTATTATGCCCCTAAACAATTTGTGCGAAGTGGACGGCTGCCAAAGCAAGAGCGGGAAAGATGTTTCCTTCTTTAAACTGCCGAGGGACGAAGAGAGGTATGTTTTGTCtcgtttttttgttgttattagcgatccctgcagggctactacgaaactcgaagttcgtatcgtaccgtctctctcgctctcgtcttaaatagtattagtgtcagagggatcgcacgacacgaatttcgagtttcgtagtagccctgctggcttcGCACGaatgtcaaaagttaaataaactagaggtgggtaaatccggatctgaagattcaaaagagtcagatccgaatcccttagtgactcctttcaaatcttattgactccggagttactaactccgactggatcgagcggctcgcctcgcccgtgatcgccgtcacgctcactcacactgactcgctccgtccgcctgctttcgctctcgctcggctcggatcggatcggcagggctactacgaaactcgaagttcgtatcgtaccgtccctctcgctctcgtattaaatagtataagtgtcagagggaccgcacgacacgaacttagattttggagtttcatagtagccctgcggatcggatcttggacttggatcttattatctatgtttggttggtcggttcggttcggttcgtagtagccctgcggatcggatcttggacttggatcttattatctatgtttggttggtcggttcggttcttgtacttcagttcagtcagcgggtggggcaccgcagtaccgtaccgacaccgaccgaccgaaccgagccggagcggatcggccatagataaattaataatcgctcgaaagaaccggagtcaataaaggagtcggattcaataagcggattcggtaccgacaccggagctggatctagtgagtcagatcacttcgcggagttgagattacccatgtctaaaataaacgattggaaatgtcaagccaagtgtcgtcgagactgcaagatagcgttgtcgaagaagcagagccaaaatagtcgtcgaaactatccaatcgtggtccaattatcatgcaaaggtcgtggagaaatgcggcaaattttaaagtactgagtttgtgctgagaggtctttaaaaattatccaaaaaacactgatcgcaccaaatcgcaaagtaaataaaacggttttaggttagattctacttgacagtgacagcagtgacagttgacttcgtttttttttttactgtttctactaagtactaagccctcaacggttctgcaatttcaatctcacaaacgtcatatcgaccacttaaaaaaatatttctaattaataagaggaaataaaaataaaagagctgcagttcctcgatcattaagacgtcgactatcgaaaaaaaatataattagcgcctctccaaaaaactttacttagccaattataccgtccctttcactcgcgtatggcaacatacgaagttcgagttttgcacgcACCCACGTGTTTAAATACTTATGCCGCGCGGTAAATACCTATCTCCAAGGCCCTTTCCGCATTACAAATTTTTTCTGCGCGGTTTTTTTCTCGCATTCTCGCAATTCTGTAACGCATTGAATTTTATACGATTATCCGCACTGGTGGTAAACAAATCGCAAAGAAATTGTATGTATACAGTGTTTTTTGTATTATATAGCACGGAATATAATTCGCGCGAATAAATATCGCGCGGTGAACATTCGCAATGCGGAGTAGCCCTAAGTGTCTCCTAGAGACACAAACAATGCTAGTCGGTTGCTGTTGCCACGCGAAGGCCACGCCTCGCTGCGCAGCACGGGCGGTTTTTAGGACCTAtattaccgtccctctcactctcgtgttaaacagtattagcgtcagagggacgggacgacacgaacatcgattttcgaattttgtagtagccctgacccttagtgtaagttttcggttacaaaatacgtctcgatcgcgtttgtaaaatctcaatttgtatggaacacagatttgaaatatacataatatagtatttcatatatatacatataaatatagtaTTTCAAGTCtggtatggaaacacgaacatcgcaaacgctccgctagaggcgctgttcgtgtttcgatacaaattgagattttaacgcgaacgtgatcgagacgtattttgtaaacgaaaacttacactaagggtactgcagggctactacgaaactcgaaactcgaagttcgtgtcgtgcggtccctctggcacttatactgtttaatacgagagcgagagagacggtacgatatgaacttcgagtttcgagtttcgtagtagccctgctgctgcttCTGCCTACGACGTTTCCCGCGCAAACGTGTGTAAtgacaaaaacaacaaaatgtcGGACGTATTGCGCGGTGCACCAATGTGCCGGTCAGAAAACGAAtgaaaatttttctttttttaaactgccGTGCGACGAAGAAAGGTTAGTGTTATTTGCCTATTCGTATGTTTATACGTTAaatttgatcgctatgtgtgtctgtatgtctgtgtgtctgtctgtctgtggcaccgtagctcttaaacgggtgaatgcggttattttgtatttaaaatcaggttttccagcgatggttcttagacgtgtttcatcaaaatcggttcagccggttgagatattgaactttgaagtgacaaagtcgggggttttgtAGTTAGTAAGGTAGGTAGGGTAGGGGTTAGTATAGGGTAGTTTAGTAGGgaacttgtatttttttgtttttgttgatttACCTATGttgattttaagtaaataaatttagtcAAACCAGAAGCGTAgtatttccgggataaaaactatgctaaaCATGTCCTTCCCCCTTCCCCCCGGGCAGTTTGACTCCCGAGTCAAACTAAGTATCTGTATTCCAAATTTAATCTAATCGGTCCAGCGGTTTAGACTTGATTCActaacaaacatctaaaaaaacctccaaacatcgttacaaactttgacatttataattatacctaCTAGGATGTTTCACGAAAGCTTATgaatgtaatattatttattatttcaagtaCTGATTTTCCTAAACGATTATTTTTACCTGGGCGATAACTAATGAGTTAATATTAGGTGTATATTTctgaaaacatttaaataaataaataaatatcacgggacaattcacaccaattgacctagtcccaaattaagcttagcaaagcttgtgttatgggtactaagcaacggataaatataattataaagatagatacatacttaaatacatattaaacacccaagacacgagaacaaacattcgtattttttcatacaaatatctgccccgacacgggaatcgaacccgggacctcaagcttcgtggtcaggttctctgaccactaggccatctggtcgtctaaaatttaattaagtaatgtaAATGATACTTTTTACCCCCAACGAAACAAGAAGGGTGAAGTGTGacccaatgtctgtctgtgtgtaaaTTCTTAGCTATCAAACGGTAGGTAGCCATTCACTCCCGCACTGCTGCTGTCTATATCTCCAACGACTCAGCTCAGTTTGCA is part of the Choristoneura fumiferana chromosome 26, NRCan_CFum_1, whole genome shotgun sequence genome and encodes:
- the LOC141443156 gene encoding uncharacterized protein (The sequence of the model RefSeq protein was modified relative to this genomic sequence to represent the inferred CDS: added 66 bases not found in genome assembly), with the protein product MNKNKAKKYCIAHGCRNNDKITDHTFFYVPSRQKDAERARKWFKLLGREDLLEKKEFKPSSYSVCSEHFDTSSIIIIKRLTENAVPSLLLTHQPSSELEHISSESKDTKTFSKSTEESKGERTLMPRKLLKTNAGSETNEDPLLKQRAPTSKLFSEGTPRKKLSGEPGYGAIIEAARTILEPCTVC